A part of Arachis hypogaea cultivar Tifrunner chromosome 12, arahy.Tifrunner.gnm2.J5K5, whole genome shotgun sequence genomic DNA contains:
- the LOC140176735 gene encoding uncharacterized protein: MDMSKDWMDTPRHEKEYQVGVERFLHFAFSSKGVPQGEEIQCPCAKCCNIFWLKRDDVYDHLICHGFVKGYKRWFNHGESLFAMDIDSDIGGEYNCNDNIDELLRDRFRDNTQVDGQNMGPNECAKEFYKLVDEVSQELYPGCKGFTRLSFTIRLYLLKCLHGWSNASFTSLLELLKEVMPYLNIPISFDKTKNMVKNLGLDYQKIDACRNDCMLYRNGYENDSSCHVYGTSRYIEHHEEEDDVTSSRKPRKVAAKTLRHFPLIPRLQRLFMCTRIVEAMSWHHNERVKDGSLRHPADGESWKAFYNRHEDFAKEPRNVRLGLASDGFNPFRTLSSTHSTWPVVLMVYNLPPWMSMKPDYFMLSLLIPGPQSPGNDIDVYLQPLIEELKELWESGVETYDSKENKTFNMRACLLWTINDFPAYAMLSGWSTKGKLACPCCNDETSSIYLKHSHKTVYMDHRRFLPMNHPWRHNKRSFNGKTELRSPPQLLEGSAVFDILREVDNSFGKKQKRSKNGISNWKKWSIFFELPYWKSNMFRHNLDVMNIEKNIVDSIIGTLLDIPGKTKDHAAARFDLKDMGIRKNLQPRDTKDGKKTKLAKACFSMTPAEKTIFCSVLKAAKLPDGSASNIARCVHEIEKKISGYKTHDAHFMLHYLLQVPIKSILPDHVAIALVRLCSFFRRICQKVISLDEVVNLEAEIAETLCQLERIFPPSFFDIMVHLPIHLANEVRLGGPVQYRWMYPVERYMCTLKSYVRNRSRPEGSIAEGYLANECINFCSRYLHEDVHTRFNRIPRNNDECVSDEVRTPSLFPSKGCPLDGRMGDLFILDEKSEIQGHAYILNNCDKIEVYMREHEEAVNDNNPRRTKWEKAKDRSQQFSEWFKNRAMKKDVPGWAKGLVRGPNRVAKRFSGYIINGYRFHTRHRDVRRKTQNSGVTLEALTPSFASVKDKNPIEAKVAYSGRIVDMFELDYYGQFKVALFKCEWYTVAKDNFGLSYVYFNRKCYQEEPFVLASQVNQCFYVQDPYVRDKHYVMKTIPRDLFRVSDDLEYDSPIIYAREPCEPEVIPSLPNDNGKIDLVRNDLRATIIDMDQNMFAKQYCEEDEESEYEYMEDFDSETS; this comes from the exons ATGGATATGTCGAAAGACTGGATGGATACACCACGTCATGAGAAAGAATATCAAGTTGGTGTAGAAAGATTTTTACACTTTGCTTTCTCGTCAAAGGGAGTTCCTCAAGGGGAAGAAATTCAATGCCCTTGTGCAAAGTGTTGTAATATATTCTGGTTAAAGAGAGATGACGTATATGATCATCTAATATGCCACGGTTTTGTAAAAGGTTATAAGCGGTGGTTTAATCATGGGGAATCACTTTTTGCTATGGATATTGACAGTGACATAGGCGGTGAATATAACTGCAATGATAACATTGATGAGTTGTTACGTGATAGATTTCGAGATAATACACAAGTTGACGGACAAAACATGGGGCCTAACGAATGTGCAAAGGAATTTTATAAATTGGTAGACGAGGTTAGCCAAGAACTATACCCCGGGTGTAAGGGATTCACAAGATTATCCTTTACCATTCGTCTTTACTTGTTAAAATGCTTGCATGGTTGGAGTAATGCGTCATTTACTTCTCTCTTGGAATTATTGAAAGAAGTAATGCCATATTTGAATATTCCTATTTCTTTTGATAAAACCAAGAATATGGTGAAGAACTTGGGTCTTGACTACCAAAAGATCGATGCATGTCGCAATGACTGCATGTTGTATCGGAACGGGTATGAGAATGACTCATCTTGTCATGTTTATGGAACATCCCGTTATATTGagcatcatgaagaagaggatgaTGTTACCTCATCTAGAAAGCCTCGCAAAGTTGCTGCGAAAACTCTAAGGCATTTCCCTTTGATTCCCAGACTTCAACGGCTTTTTATGTGCACAAGAATTGTCGAAGCTATGTCTTGGCATCACAATGAGCGCGTTAAAGACGGGTCCCTAAGGCATCCTGCCGATGGTGAATCTTGGAAAGCATTTTACAATCGACATGAAGATTTTGCAAAGGAGCCTCGTAATGTGAGACTTGGGTTAGCAAGCGACGGATTCAATCCATTCCGAACTTTGAGCAGTACACACAGTACATGGCCTGTTGTTCTGATGGTGTATAATCTACCCCCTTGGATGAGCATGAAGCCTGATTATTTTATGCTATCTTTACTCATTCCTGGACCACAATCACCGGGAAATGACATTGATGTCTATCTTCAACCGTTGattgaagaattaaaagaattatGGGAGTCAGGTGTCGAAACATATGATTCGAAAGAAAACAAAACATTCAACATGAGAGCGTGCCTTTTGTGGACAATTAATGACTTCCCTGCGTATGCTATGTTATCTGGGTGGAGTACAAAGGGAAAATTGGCTTGTCCATGCTGTAATGATGAGACTTCTTCTATCTATCTGAAACATAGTCACAAGACTGTTTATATGGATCACCGAAGGTTTTTACCCATGAATCATCCATGGAGGCATAACAAAAGATCTTTCAATGGAAAAACTGAACTCAGGTCTCCACCGCAGTTGTTAGAAGGTTCAGCTGTATTTGATATATTGCGAGAGGTGGATAATTCTTTTGGGAAGAAGCAAAAGAGATCAAAGAATGGCATATCAAATTGGAAAAAATGGTCAATCTTTTTTGAGTTACCATATTGGAAGTCCAATATGTTTAGACACAACCTTGATGTCATGAACATAGAGAAGAATATAGTTGATAGCATAATTGGAACTCTTTTAGATATTCCCGGAAAGACGAAAGATCATGCAGCTGCTCGTTTTGACCTTAAAGATATGGGTATCAGGAAGAACCTTCAACCAAGAGATACGAAGGATGGAAAAAAAACTAAGTTAGCAAAGGCATGCTTTTCAATGACTCCAGCAGAGAAAACAATCTTTTGTAGTGTGTTGAAAGCGGCAAAATTACCAGACGGTAGCGCTTCCAATATTGCTCGATGTGTGCATGAAATAGAAAAGAAGATTTCTGGTTATAAGACCCATGATGCTCATTTCATGTTGCATTACTTGTTGCAAGTACCAATCAAGAGCATACTTCCTGACCATGTTGCCATCGCTCTAGTTCGATTATGTTCATTTTTTCGCCGAATATGTCAGAAAGTAATTAGCTTGGATGAGGTAGTTAACTTAGAAGCAGAGATTGCTGAGACATTATGCCAATTGGAGAGGATTTTCCCTCCTAGCTTTTTTGACATAATGGTGCACTTGCCTATTCATTTAGCAAATGAGGTGAGGTTAGGTGGTCCAGTTCAATATCGTTGGATGTACCCTGTTGAACGGTATATGTGCACACTAAAATCGTATGTTCGTAATAGAAGTCGTCCAGAAGGATCTATTGCCGAAGGATATTTGGCGAATGAGTGTATCAATTTTTGCTCAAGATATTTGCATGAAGATGTTcatacaagatttaatagaatccCTCGGAACAACGATGAGTGTGTTTCAGATGAGGTGCGAACTCCTAGTTTGTTTCCAAGCAAAGGATGTCCTCTTGATGGAAGAATGGGAGATTTGTTTATTTTAGATGAAAAATCAGAAATACAAGGTCATGCATACATTCTAAACAATTGTGATAAGATCGAAGTCTACATGAG AGAGCATGAGGAGGCAGTTAATGATAACAATCCACGaagaacaaagtgggagaaagccAAGGACCGCAGTCAACAATTTTCAGAATGGTTTAAAAATCGTGCCATGAAAAAGGATGTGCCTGGTTGGGCAAAAGGGTTGGTTAGGGGTCCAAATCGAGTTGCAAAAAGATTTTCAGGTTATATTATCAATGGGTATAGGTTCCATACAAGGCACCGTGATGTGAGACGTAAAACTCAAAATAGTGGTGTCACATTAGAGGCATTGACTCCTAGTTTTGCTAGTGTAAAAGATAAGAACCCAATTGAAGCAAAAGTAGCCTACTCTGGTAGAATAGTTGATATGTTTGAGTTAGATTATTATGGCCAATTTAAGGTAGCCTTGTTTAAGTGTGAGTGGTATACAGTTGCAAAAGACAACTTTGGTCTTTCATATGTGTATTTCAATAGAAAatgctaccaagaagaaccatttGTGCTGGCATCTCAAGTAAACCAATGCTTTTATGTGCAAGACCCATATGTTAGGGACAAGCACTATGTTATGAAAACAATTCCAAGAGATTTATTTAGGGTAAGTGATGACCTTGAGTATGATTCCCCCATAATATATGCAAGGGAGCCATGCGAACCTGAAGTGATTCCAAGTCTTCCAAATGATAATGGCAAAATTGATCTAGTGAGGAATGATCTACGAGCAACTATTATAGATATGGATCAAAACATGTTTGCCAAACAATATTGTGAGGAAGACGAGGAAAGCGAATATGAGTACATGGAGGACTTTGACTCTGAAACATCTTGA